The DNA region CCAACATAAATAGTGTTGCATGAACTGTCCTTGTTAGGGCAGACAGAGTGGTTCGACTTGTCAGCTAGCTGAGGAACCCTATGGTTTACTCCTATACCGAGAAAAAACGCATTCGTAAGGATTTTGGTAAACGTCCACAGGTTTTGGACATACCTTATCTCCTTTCTATCCAACTTGACTCGTTCCAGAAGTTTATCGAGCAAGACCCGGAAGGTCAGTACGGTCTGGAAGCTGCATTCCGTTCTGTTTTCCCCATAAAAAGCTATAGCGGTAATTCAGAGCTGCAATATGTTAGCTATCGCTTGGGCGAGCCAGTATTCGACGTTAAAGAATGTCAGATCCGTGGTGTGACGTTCTCTGCGCCGTTACGCGTGAAACTGCGCCTGGTGATCTACGAGCGTGAAGCGCCTGAAGGCACCGTTAAAGACATCAAAGAACAAGAAGTTTACATGGGCGAAATTCCGCTCATGACCGATAACGGTACCTTCGTGATTAACGGCACTGAGCGTGTAATCGTATCTCAGTTGCACCGTAGTCCAGGTGTGTTCTTCGATAGCGACAAAGGTAAAACCCACTCTTCAGGTAAGGTGCTGTATAACGCACGTATTATTCCTTACCGTGGTTCCTGGCTGGATTTCGAGTTTGATCCGAAGGATAACCTGTTTGTCCGTATCGACCGTCGCCGCAAATTGCCTGCGACCATTATCCTGCGCGCGTTGGGTTATTCCACCGAACAGATTCTCGATCTTTTCTTCGATAAAATTGTCTATGAAATCAATGGCAATAAATTGCAGATGGATCTGGTTCCTGAGCGCCTGCGTGGTGAAACCGCATCGTTTGATATTGAAGCGAACGGTAAAGTTTATATCGAAAAAGGTCGCCGTATCACTGCGCGTCATATCCGTCAGCTAGAGAAAGACGGCATTGAGCGCATTGAAGTGCCTGTTGAATATATCGCTGGAAAAGTACTGTCCAAAGATTATATCGACGAGAGCACCGGTGAACTGATCGGCGCAGCCAACATGGAGCTGTCGCTGGATCTGCTGGCTAAACTGAGCCAGTCCGGTCACAAACGTATTGAGACGCTGTTCACCAACGATCTTGATCATGGTGCATACATGTCTGAAACCGTGCGTGTCGATCCGTCAAACGATCGTCTGAGCGCACTGGTTGAAATCTATCGCATGATGCGTCCTGGTGAACCACCAACGCGTGAAGCTGCGGAAACGCTGTTTGAGAATCTGTTCTTCTCTGAAGACCGCTACGATCTGTCTGCGGTTGGTCGTATGAAGTTCAACCGTTCTCTGCTGCGTGACGAGATCGAAGGTTCTGGTATCCTGAGCAAAGATGACATCATCGAAGTGATGAAGAAGCTCATTGATATCCGTAACGGTAAAGGCGAAGTGGATGATATCGACCACCTCGGCAACCGTCGTATCCGTTCCGTCGGCGAAATGGCAGAAAACCAATTCCGCGTTGGCTTGGTGCGTGTAGAACGTGCTGTAAAAGAGCGTCTGTCTCTGGGCGACCTCGATACGCTGATGCCACAGGACATGATCAACGCCAAGCCGATTTCGGCTGCGGTGAAAGAGTTCTTCGGTTCAAGCCAGCTGTCACAGTTTATGGACCAGAACAACCCGCTGTCTGAGATTACGCACAAACGCCGTATCTCTGCATTGGGCCCAGGCGGTCTGACGCGTGAACGTGCCGGCTTTGAAGTTCGTGACGTACACCCGACTCACTACGGTCGCGTTTGTCCTATCGAAACGCCGGAAGGTCCGAACATCGGTCTGATCAACTCCCTGTCCGTTTATGCGCAAACTAACGAATACGGTTTCCTTGAAACCCCGTATCGTCGTGTGCGTGACAACGTGGTGACGGATGAGATCCATTACCTGTCTGCGATTGAGGAAGGTAACTTCGTTATCGCACAGGCGAACACCAATTTGGACGAAGAAGGCCGCTTCATCGACGAACTGGTTACCTGCCGTAACAAAGGTGAGTCCAGCTTGTTCAGCCGCGATCAGGTTGAATACATGGACGTTTCCACACAGCAGGTGGTTTCCGTCGGTGCATCCCTGATTCCGTTCCTGGAACACGATGACGCCAACCGTGCCCTGATGGGTGCGAACATGCAACGTCAGGCTGTTCCGACCCTGCGTGCTGATAAGCCGCTGGTTGGTACCGGTATGGAACGCGCTGTTGCGGTTGACTCCGGTGTAACTGCCGTAGCCAAACGTGGTGGTACAGTACAGTACGTGGATGCATCCCGTATTGTAATCCGCGTTAATGACGATGAAATGTATCCAGGCGAAGCTGGGATCGACATCTATAACCTGACCAAATATACCCGTTCTAACCAGAACACCTGCATCAGCCAGATGCCGTGTGTCTCTCTGGGTGAGCCGGTAGAACGTGGTGACGTTCTGGCAGATGGCCCGTCCACCGATCTGGGTGAACTGGCGCTGGGTCAGAACATGCGCGTGGCATTCATGCCATGGAATGGTTACAACTTCGAAGACTCCATCCTCGTTTCCGAGCGTGTGGTTCAGGAAGATCGCTTTACGACCATCCACATTCAGGAACTGGCCTGTGTGTCTCGTGACACCAAGTTAGGGCCTGAAGAAATTACTGCGGACATCCCGAACGTGGGTGAAGCAGCACTTTCTAAACTGGATGAGTCCGGCATCGTTTACATCGGCGCTGAAGTGACCGGTGGCGACATTCTGGTTGGTAAGGTAACGCCGAAAGGTGAAACCCAGCTGACGCCAGAAGAGAAACTGCTGCGTGCGATCTTCGGTGAGAAAGCGTCTGACGTTAAAGACTCTTCTCTGCGTGTACCAAACGGTGTTTCCGGTACGATCATCGACGTACAGGTCTTTACCCGCGATGGCGTGGAAAAAGACAAACGTGCGTTGGAAATCGAAGAAATGCAGCTGAAGCAGGCGAAGAAAGACCTGACTGAAGAATTGCAGATTCTGGAAGCGGGCCTGTTTGCACGTATCCACGCTGTGCTGGTTTCTGGCGGTGTAGAAGCTGACAAACTGGACAAACTGCCGCGCGAGCGCTGGTTGGAACTGGGTCTGACTGATGAAGATAAACAGAATCAGTTGGAACAGCTGGCAGAACAGTATGATGAGCTGAAGCACGAGTTTGAGAAAAAACTCGAAGCTAAGCGCCGTAAAATCACCCAAGGCGATGATCTGGCACCGGGCGTGCTGAAAATCGTTAAGGTTTATCTGGCTGTTAAACGCCAGATCCAACCGGGTGACAAGATGGCAGGTCGTCACGGGAACAAAGGTGTTATCTCCAAGATCAACCCGATCGAAGATATGCCTTACGATGAGAACGGTACGCCGGTCGATATCGTACTGAACCCGCTGGGCGTACCTTCACGTATGAACATTGGTCAGATTCTGGAAACCCACCTGGGTATGGCTGCAAAAGGTATCGGCGAGAAAATCAACGCCATGCTCAAGCAGCACGAAGAAGTGACTAAACTGCGTGAGTTCATCCAGAGAGCCTACGATCTGGGCGACGATGTGCGTCAAAAAGTCGACCTGAGCACTTTCTCAGACGAAGAAGTTATGCGTCTGGCTGAAAACCTGAAGAAAGGTATGCCAATTGCAACGCCGGTATTCGACGGTGCAAAAGAGAAAGAAATCAAGGAACTGTTACAGATGGGCGGTATCCCTACCTCCGGTCAGATTACCCTGTACGATGGACGTACCGGTGAGAAATTTGAGCGTCAGGTTACCGTGGGCTACATGTACATGCTGAAACTGAACCACTTGGTTGACGATAAGATGCATGCCCGTTCCACCGGTTCTTACAGCCTGGTTACTCAGCAGCCGCTGGGTGGTAAGGCGCAGTTCGGTGGTCAACGCTTCGGTGAGATGGAAGTGTGGGCGCTGGAAGCTTATGGTGCAGCTTATACCCTGCAAGAAATGTTGACCGTTAAGTCTGATGACGTGAACGGCCGTACCAAGATGTATAAAAACATCGTGGATGGCAATCATCAGATGGAACCAGGCATGCCGGAATCCTTCAACGTATTGTTGAAAGAAATCCGCTCGCTGGGTATCAACATCGAGCTGGAAGAAGAGTAATCCCAGCTCGTTGTATTGCTGGCATTCGTCATAGGGACACCTGAATTGTGTTGTTAAAGGCATAGTTCAGGTGTCTATCAGGTCTAACTCCGACAGGAGCCAATCCGTGAAAGACTTATTAAAGTTTCTGAAAGCGCAAACTAAAACCGAAGAGTTTGATGCGATCAAAATTGCTCTGGCCTCGCCAGACATGATCCGTTCGTGGTCTTTTGGTGAAGTTAAAAAGCCAGAAACCATCAACTACCGTACGTTCAAACCTGAACGTGACGGCCTTTTCTGCGCCCGTATCTTTGGGCCGGTAAAAGATTATGAGTGCTTGTGCGGTAAGTATAAGCGCCTGAAACACCGCGGTGTTATTTGTGAGAAGTGCGGCGTTGAAGTAACCCAGACTAAAGTGCGCCGTGAGCGTATGGGTCACATCGAGCTGGCTTCTCCGACTGCGCACATCTGGTTCCTGAAGTCACTGCCTTCCCGTATCGGTTTGCTGCTGGATATGCCGCTGCGTGATATTGAACGTGTGCTTTATTTCGAATCTTATGTCGTGGTTGAAGGCGGCATGACCAACCTTGAGCGCCGTCAGATCCTGACTGAAGAGCAATATCTGGATGCGCTGGAAGAGTTTGGTGATGAATTCGACGCGAAAATGGGCGCCGAAGCGATCCAGGCTCTGCTGAAGAATATGGATCTGGAGCAGGAATGCGAGCAGCTGCGTGAAGAGCTGACCGAAACCAACTCCGAAACCAAACGTAAGAAGCTGACGAAGCGTATTAAGCTGCTGGAAGCGTTCGTACAGTCTGGTAACAAGCCAGAGTGGATGATCCTGACCGTTCTGCCAGTACTGCCGCCAGATCTGCGTCCGTTGGTTCCGCTGGATGGTGGTCGTTTTGCGACTTCCGACCTGAACGATCTGTATCGTCGCGTGATCAACCGTAACAACCGTCTGAAACGTCTGCTGGATCTGGCTGCGCCAGACATCATCGTACGTAACGAAAAACGTATGTTGCAGGAAGCGGTTGATGCGCTGTTGGATAACGGCCGTCGCGGTCGTGCGATCACCGGTTCTAACAAACGTCCTCTGAAATCTTTGGCCGATATGATCAAAGGTAAGCAGGGTCGTTTCCGTCAGAACCTGCTTGGTAAGCGTGTTGACTACTCCGGTCGTTCTGTAATCACCGTTGGTCCATACCTGCGTCTGCACCAGTGTGGTCTGCCGAAGAAAATGGCACTGGAGCTGTTCAAACCGTTCATCTACGGCAAGCTGGAACTGCGTGGTCTTGCTACCACCATCAAAGCTGCCAAGAAAATGGTTGAGCGTG from Pectobacterium actinidiae includes:
- the rpoB gene encoding DNA-directed RNA polymerase subunit beta; translation: MVYSYTEKKRIRKDFGKRPQVLDIPYLLSIQLDSFQKFIEQDPEGQYGLEAAFRSVFPIKSYSGNSELQYVSYRLGEPVFDVKECQIRGVTFSAPLRVKLRLVIYEREAPEGTVKDIKEQEVYMGEIPLMTDNGTFVINGTERVIVSQLHRSPGVFFDSDKGKTHSSGKVLYNARIIPYRGSWLDFEFDPKDNLFVRIDRRRKLPATIILRALGYSTEQILDLFFDKIVYEINGNKLQMDLVPERLRGETASFDIEANGKVYIEKGRRITARHIRQLEKDGIERIEVPVEYIAGKVLSKDYIDESTGELIGAANMELSLDLLAKLSQSGHKRIETLFTNDLDHGAYMSETVRVDPSNDRLSALVEIYRMMRPGEPPTREAAETLFENLFFSEDRYDLSAVGRMKFNRSLLRDEIEGSGILSKDDIIEVMKKLIDIRNGKGEVDDIDHLGNRRIRSVGEMAENQFRVGLVRVERAVKERLSLGDLDTLMPQDMINAKPISAAVKEFFGSSQLSQFMDQNNPLSEITHKRRISALGPGGLTRERAGFEVRDVHPTHYGRVCPIETPEGPNIGLINSLSVYAQTNEYGFLETPYRRVRDNVVTDEIHYLSAIEEGNFVIAQANTNLDEEGRFIDELVTCRNKGESSLFSRDQVEYMDVSTQQVVSVGASLIPFLEHDDANRALMGANMQRQAVPTLRADKPLVGTGMERAVAVDSGVTAVAKRGGTVQYVDASRIVIRVNDDEMYPGEAGIDIYNLTKYTRSNQNTCISQMPCVSLGEPVERGDVLADGPSTDLGELALGQNMRVAFMPWNGYNFEDSILVSERVVQEDRFTTIHIQELACVSRDTKLGPEEITADIPNVGEAALSKLDESGIVYIGAEVTGGDILVGKVTPKGETQLTPEEKLLRAIFGEKASDVKDSSLRVPNGVSGTIIDVQVFTRDGVEKDKRALEIEEMQLKQAKKDLTEELQILEAGLFARIHAVLVSGGVEADKLDKLPRERWLELGLTDEDKQNQLEQLAEQYDELKHEFEKKLEAKRRKITQGDDLAPGVLKIVKVYLAVKRQIQPGDKMAGRHGNKGVISKINPIEDMPYDENGTPVDIVLNPLGVPSRMNIGQILETHLGMAAKGIGEKINAMLKQHEEVTKLREFIQRAYDLGDDVRQKVDLSTFSDEEVMRLAENLKKGMPIATPVFDGAKEKEIKELLQMGGIPTSGQITLYDGRTGEKFERQVTVGYMYMLKLNHLVDDKMHARSTGSYSLVTQQPLGGKAQFGGQRFGEMEVWALEAYGAAYTLQEMLTVKSDDVNGRTKMYKNIVDGNHQMEPGMPESFNVLLKEIRSLGINIELEEE